A stretch of the Panicum virgatum strain AP13 chromosome 9N, P.virgatum_v5, whole genome shotgun sequence genome encodes the following:
- the LOC120688402 gene encoding AAA-ATPase At2g46620-like, giving the protein MALDGGGVWGGVIGALAYGALAVAALRLVLSYKSAAHALRRAWRWADEWAQAYQYYEVPRVGADGAENPLFRKAAAYVASLPSLEDADAACVLSSAAKSNDFALQLGPGHAARDAFLGARLAWTNAGAGRLVLRVRRHDRTRVLRPYLQHVESVADEMEARRRELRLYANTGAGGAPRWASAPFTHPATLDTVAMDPEFKARVRTDLESFLKGRAYYHRLGRVWRRSYLLYGAPGTGKSTFAAAMARFLGYDVYDIDLSRDGCDDLRALLLDTAPRSLILVEDLDRYLRGGDGETAAARTARVLSFMDGLSSCCGEERVMVFTMSGGKDGVDPAVLRPGRLDVHIHFTMCDFEAFKALASNYLGLKDHKLYPQVEEGFHAGARLSPAELGEIMIANRGSPSRALRTVINALQQVAPPPPPPQPQPAGAAARPPRLASRWSGHLDYASAAASEASAAGQSSPRGGGGFAKDAPIREFKKLYGLIKYRSRKDAGVVPVDDIAASPNGRGSEDSSDKDRTGD; this is encoded by the coding sequence ATGGcgctggacggcggcggcgtctgggGAGGGGTGATCGGAGCGCTGGCCTACGGCGccctggcggtggcggcgctgcggctgGTGCTGTCGTACAAGTCGGCGGCGCACGCGCTGCGGCGGGCGTGGCGGTGGGCGGACGAGTGGGCGCAGGCGTACCAGTACTACGAGGTGCCGCGCGTCGGCGCGGACGGCGCGGAGAACCCGCTGTTCcggaaggcggcggcgtacgTGGCGTCGCTGCCGTCGCTcgaggacgccgacgccgcctgcGTGCTGTCGTCGGCGGCCAAGAGCAACGACTTTGCGCTGCAGCTGGGCCCGGGCCACGCCGCGCGGGACGCCTTCCTCGGCGCGCGCCTCGCCTGGACCAACGCCGGGGCCGGCCGCCTCGTCCTGCGCGTGCGCCGCCACGACCGCACCCGGGTGCTGCGGCCCTACCTGCAGCACGTCGAGTCCGTCGCCGACGAGATGGAGGCGCGCCGCAGGGAGCTGCGGCTCTACGCCAACACCGGCGCCGGGGGCGCGCCGCGGTGGGCGTCCGCGCCCTTCACCCACCCGGCCACGCTCGACACCGTGGCCATGGACCCCGAGTTCAAGGCCCGCGTCCGCACCGACCTCGAGAGCTTCCTCAAGGGCCGCGCCTACTACCACCGGCTCGGCCGCGTCTGGCGCCGGAGCTACCTGCTCTACGGCGCGCCCGGCACCGGCAAGTCCACCTTCGCCGCCGCGATGGCGAGGTTCCTCGGCTACGACGTCTACGACATCGACCTGTCCCGCGACGGATGCGACGACCTCCGCGCGCTGCTCCTGGACACCGCCCCGCGGTCGCTCATCCTCGTCGAGGACCTCGACCGGtacctccgcggcggcgacggggagacggcggcggccaggacgGCTCGGGTGCTCAGCTTCATGGACGGGCTCTCCTCCTGCTGCGGCGAGGAGCGCGTCATGGTGTTCACCATGAGCGGCGGCAAGGACGGCGTGGACCCGGCCGTGCTGCGGCCGGGCCGCCTGGACGTGCACATCCACTTCACCATGTGCGACTTCGAGGCCTTCAAGGCGCTGGCCAGCAACTACCTGGGGCTCAAGGACCACAAGCTGTACCCGCAGGTGGAGGAAGGcttccacgccggcgcccgccTCAGCCCCGCCGAGCTCGGCGAGATCATGATCGCCAACCGCGGGTCCCCGAGCCGCGCGCTCCGGACCGTCATCAACGCCCTGCAGCaagtggcgccgccgcccccgcccccgcagccgcagccggccggcgccgccgcgcgcccgcccAGGCTCGCCTCGAGGTGGTCCGGGCACCTCGACTACGctagcgcggcggcgtcggaggcCAGCGCGGCAGGCCAGTCGTCGCcccggggcgggggcgggttCGCCAAGGACGCGCCCATCAGGGAGTTCAAGAAGCTCTACGGCCTGATCAAGTACAGGAGCCGGAAGGATGCCGGCGTCGTGCCGGTGGACGACATCGCGGCATCGCCGAACGGGCGGGGCAGCGAGGACAGCTCTGACAAGGACCGGACCGGTGATTAG